The window CACAGGCCGATCTCGGTGACGTCGACGCCCTGGGCCGCGGCTCCGCGCGCGAAGGCACGGGACAGGCCGGGGGACGAGGGCCGCATATCGTGCCCGATCACGATCGCGCTCGCGCCGGTCACCTGGACGAAGGCGGCCCCGAAGAGCTCGGCCAGCGGCTCGTCCCACTGGTCCGGGACGACCCCGCGGACGTCGTACGCCTTCACGAGCTGTGACAAATCAGCAGCCACGGCCAACCCTCCTGAAAGTCCTGTCGGTCACCCCAAACTACCCGCCCTCACTGACAGTGCGCTGTGTGGCCACTGAGTGGACTCCGAGCCGTGACCATCAGGTCAGCGCGGAGGTCAGGGCAGCATCCAGCCCAGCACCGGTGAACTCTGGCCGACCACGATCAGACACATCACCAGCAGCAGGCCCAGACTCCACGGCAGGACCCGCCGCAGCAGGTCGCCTTCCCGGCCCGCGAGCCCTACGGCCGCGCACGCGATGGTGAGGTTCTGCGGCGAGATCATCTTGCCGAGCACACCACCTGAACTGTTGGCGGCGGCCAGGAGTTCCGGCGACAGCCCCGACTCCCGGGCCGCCGTCACCTGCAACGCGCCGAACAGCGCGTTGGCCGAGGTGTCCGACCCGGACACGGCGACTCCGAACCAGCCCAGCACCGGTGACAGGAAGGCGAGCCCGGCGCCGGCGGCGGCCACGAAGTAGCCGATGGTGGCGGCCTGTCCGGAGAGGTTCATGACGTACGCGAGCGCCAGCACGGACGTCACGGTGAGGATGGCGAACCTCAACTCGCGCACGGTCGCGGCCCACTCCTTGACCGCCACGCGCGTGTGCACGCCGAGGACGACCGCCGTGCACACCCCGGCGAGCAGCACGAGCGTGCCGCCGGTGGACACGATCGGCCAGCTGAAGACATTGCCCCCGACCGGCTCCCCGTCCGGGTTCGCGACGTTCAGGAAGGGCCAGTCGTACGTCTGGGTCGCCCCGGCCAGCCAGTCCTTGACCACCGGGATCTGCGCGATGGAGAAGATCACGACGATCAACGCGTACGGCGCGTAGGCCCGTACGACTTCTCGCGGCGGGTCCTCCTCGTCCAACTCCTCGCTCCGCGCCCCGGTCAGCACGGACGCGCGTACGGCCTCGGTGGCGGGCACGCGCGCGTGCGGTACGGCGACCAGGGCGCCCGCACCGGCCAAGGCGGCGCCGATGTCGGCGAGTTGCGCGGAGACGTAGTTCGACGCGGCGAACTGGGCGACGGCGAAGGCGATTCCGCACACCACGGCGGGCACCCAGGTCTCCCGCAGTCCGCGCCGCCCGTCCACGAGCCCGACGAGCACGAGCGGCACGACCAGCGCCAGCAAGGGCGTCTGCCGCCCCACCACGGAAGCCACGTCATCCAGTGGCAGCCCGGTGACCTGAGCCAGCGTCACCACCGGTGTCCCCATCGCGCCGAAGGCCACGGGCGCGGTGTTGGCGACCAGCGCGACGACCGCCGCCCGCACCGGTTCGAAGCCGAGCGCCACCAGCATGACCGAACAGATCGCGACGGGCGCCCCGAACCCGGCGAGCGCCTCCAGCAGGGCCCCGAAGCAGAAGGCGACGACGAGCGCCTGGATGCGCGGATCGTCGGAGAGCCGCCCGAACGACCGCCGCAGGATGTCGAAATGACGCGTCCGGACGGTCATCCGGTACACCCACAGGGCGTTGACGACGATCCACAGGATGGGGAAGAGCCCGAAGACGGCCCCCTGGGCGGCGCTGGAGAGCGTCTGACCGAGCGGCATGCCGCACGCGAGCCAGGCAACCAGTATGGCCGCCACAAGCCCCGTGAGCCCCGCCAAGTGCGCCTTCAGCCGCACCCCGCCCAGCAGGACGAGGACGATCACGAGCGGCAGCGCCGCCACTAATGCGGACAGGCCGAGCGAGTCGGCGACGGGTTCCAGTTCCTGGACATACACGGGCGCCTCCCCGGATTCCGCCATGCGGAAAGCGATTTCTCGTTCCGGCATACGGAATGGTCGTGTCCGCGCCAATGACACGTCAATGCCTGTGCATCACTCAACGAGACGAGCACACGGGAAACACCCGCACAGGCGGAGAAAACCGACCGTCAGTTGTCGGGCGACCGCAGCACGCGCAGATGTCCCCGCCGCGCAACTTCCATCGGGTCGGCGCCACGCCCCCCGCCTCCACCGGCCTGGGCCGCCCGCTCCTGCGGACGGGCCGCCTCGCGCACGGCGTTGGCAAGCGCTTCCAGATCATCGCCGCTGGGACGGGCCGGAGCCGAACCGTCCAGCAACCGCACGACCTCCCACCCCCGGGGGGCGGTGAGGCGCTCGGAATGCTCGGCGCACAGGTCGTAGCAGTGGGGTTCGGCGTAGGTGGCGAGCGGGCCGAGGACCGCGGTCGAGTCGGCGTAGACGTACGTCAGCGTCGCGACGGCGGGACGGCCGCAAGCGGTGCGCGAACAGCGACGTACAGGGCTCACGACGTTGGACGGTACCGCACTCTTGAGCGGGCCGCGACGACTCTCCCCCAGGTCACCCCACCGTGTCGTGCTGTGAAACACCCCACACGCACCTTACGCCCCACGCCACTGACCTGCACGGAAGCCCTTTTCCGAGATCCCGAACACCCTCGAAACCGGACACTACATACCACAAACCACATCAAATGCCTCGACACCGCCGGTCTCGGAGAGATGCGGAATCGAGCCCAAGCTTGGCTGGAATGGTCATGTGCCGACATGCCGTACGGCCCGTGGACGCCACCCGCCCCACCTCACCGTGATCGGACAGGCACCGGGCCCGAGGACTACGCTTCATCAGTGATGGACGCCCCCGTACCGCCTCGTGCCACCGGCCCCGGGCCCCGCCGCCGTGATCGCCACGGGCGAGGCATGCGCGGCCCGATCGCACCACCCCAGGTCCCGCTTGCCGCCAGCCGCGCCGACGCCTTCGCCGACCTGGTGCAGGACTCCGTGGAACGCCTCGAACGCCGCTGGCCCCAGCTGGCCGACATCGATTTCCTGGTCCTGGAGGTCCCCCGCCTGGACGGCCCCGGCCGCACCTGGAACGACGAGGCGGTCCCCCTGGGCGGCACGATCCCCGCCGGCGAGGGCCGCCCCGCGCGGGTGGTCATCTACCGCCGCCCGGTGGAGATCCGCACCAAGGGCCGGGACGAACGAGCAGCCCTGGTCCACGAGGTGGTCGTAGAACAGGTGGCCGAGCTCCTGGGCCTGACACCGGAGACGGTGGACCCCCGCTACGGCGAGGACTGACAGCGTCGGCGCGGGCGGCGAGGGGCCGGGGGTGGGTCACCGCAGGCCGGCGCGCCGACGGGGAACCGCAGGCGCGCCCCCCGCCCTACTTCTGCAGCACCGACAAGTCCTCGTCCGCCTCCGGCACAGCCACCATCCCCCGGTCATCCGGCAGGGACTGCACAGTGAAGCCGGACACCCCGTCCTCCGTCACGGCCAGCGTCCGAGACCCGTACACCGGCCCACCCGACACCGACTCCACCGTCAGCGCGTACGTGCCCTTCAGGCCACTCGGCACCGGGACCTCGACGTCCTGTGTCGTCCCGGACTTGATCGTGTACGTCTTCGACGCCGCCGCGCCACCCTCGCTCCCCGCCGACGCCGTCACCTTGACCTCCGCCGAGCCGAAGGGCGCGCTGAGAGACAGCGTCGTGCCCTTCGCCCGGTTGTCCACGACCGTCGCGCGCGTGCCCACCGGCCGGGTCGCCGGAATGAACGCCGTCTCCTGCTTGGCACCCTCACCACGAACCACCCGCACCGCCGCAACCACCGGCACGGACCGATCCGTAGGCGTCAGCACCAGTGACCCCGCCTCGCCCCGCATGACGTCCCCGAGGTCCACCGCACTCGTCATCCCCGCCTTGACGTGCAACGTCTCGTGCCCGGCAGGCGTGATCGCCCCGGACGGCGAGGCGAGCCGCACCTTGAGGTCCGCATCCGCGTCTCCCGGCGTGAAGGCGACCAGGCGCACGGCCTTGGCGTCCTTCGGAATGCCGGGCAGAACCAGGCTCCCCGCGGGGTCGGCGGACGCGGCCAGCCAGTCCCCACCGAGCCTGTCGTCCAGCGCCTGCACCGAAGCGCCCACCCGGCCACTGCGCACACTCACGTGCACGGTCACATTGGCCTGCTTCTCAGCGGTGAGCGTGGACAGCAGGATCGACTCACCGGAGTGCGGCTGAACCGTGATCCCCTCCCCCACCGTGGTCTCGAGGGGACCGTCCTTGCCGTACAGCTCGATGTCGACGACGGCGGCGGAGTCGTCGGGGTTGGTCAGATGTACGTAGTCCGTGCGGTCGGCAGCCGTACTGACGCCGGGGAACCAGAACTCGGTGTCCGGCGCGGTGCAGTTGACGCCCTGCAGGCCACGCCCCGTGCCCGCGGCGACCTCGGTCGTCTCCTGCACGGTCCAGCCGGGCGCGAACTTCCCGTCGGCGGTCCCGACGAGCGCCGGCGAGTCGCCCCCGGAGGCGTCCCCGGTGACCGGCGTCCCCGGCTCCTTGGCCTGAAGGACGGGCTTGCCGGCCTTGCCGGCGTCACCCGCCTTCTTGCCCTTGGCGTCCGCTCCGGTACCCGACTCCTGCGCCGCGGACTGCAGTTCCGCCTTCCCGCCGCTCCCCGTCCCCTTCGTGACGGGCGTGAACGACGTGTACGTCGTCTCGGCGAGGTCGGAGATGCTCGGCGCCGGGCACACCAGGCTCGTGCGCTCCACGGGCAGCTCGGCGGCCGCCTCGGCGGTGGGCGTGCCGGACGCGTCCGGCGTGGTGAGCGACGCGACCCCGGTGATGGCGGCGAGGGCGGTGGCGCCGACGATCAGGGACAGGGTGGTGCGGTTCACTGCTGGCTCCCGTCGGAACGCTCGCTGCCGTTCGGATGCGGCTGCGCCGGGTCGTACGTGGCGTCGTAACCCTGCTGGTACGTCTGGTCGTACGACGGGTCGTAGCCCCCCTCGTACGACCCCTGCGAGGACTGCCCGCCGTACGCGTACGGGTCGTACTGGCCGCCCTGATACGGATCCGCCTGATACGTCCCGTCGTAGGCACCGCCCGCCGGGTACTGCTGGCCGCCCTCGTACTGCTCGCCGCCGTAGCTGCCGTACTCGGTGCCTGCGTAACCGGGTGTGTCCCTCCCCCAGGCTCGAACATCCTCGCCCGGGGGCACCCCCATGCCGTAGGGCTGCTGCTGCGGAATCGCCACGGCCGGCGGCTCCGTGGGAGGAGCCGGGAACGCGCCGCCCTGGCCGGCCTCTTCGGCCTCGGCCTCGGCCTGGGCCCGCAGCCGGCGGGCCCGCCGGCCCTCGCCGGCCATGGCCTCGGCCGGGACGGCCGGCTCCTCGGGCAGGTCGTCGTCGACGTCGCGGCGACGCCCTGGAAGGGCCATCACGACGAGGACGAGGGCGAGGAAGCCCTGGGCCCACAGCCAGACGGTATGGCCGATCGGGTCGTCGTAGGTGACGTCCAGCCCGCCGCCGGCCGCCGGGAGCTCGAAGCCCTGGGCCCAGCCGTCGACCGTGGTCGGGGTGAGTGGCTTGCCGTCCAGGGTGGCCGTCCAGCCGTCGTCGGCGCTGTCGGCCAGGCGCAGGACACGCCCTTCGGGGCCACTCGGAATCGTGGTGTGGATCTCGACGGGCCCGGCGGCAACGGGCTGAGGCTCGGCGGAGCCGGAGCCGGAGCCGGAGCCAGCGCCAGCGCCAGCGCCAGCAACCACGGCTGCCCGCGACACCTGCCGGTCGACGCGCCACAACGCGCTGCCGTTCTGCTCGCTCAGGCGCGACAGCCCGGGCGTGGCGTCCAGCACGCGCGCGACCTCGCGGGGCGCGCCCTTGTGGACGAGGACGTACCGCACCGCGAACGCGCCCAGCTGGTCGGCCTGGTCGGCGCCGGAGCCGGCCACGAGGTTGGCGACGATCTTGTCGAGCGTGGCGTTCTCCCCGTCCTCGGCGGCGAGTTCGGCGTCGCCGAGGCGGGCGCCGGAGCCGCGGACGAGCATGTAGCCGACGTGGGCCGGGGAGTCGCTGTCGAGGACGAGGGTGCGGGCCTGGTCGCGGCTGCCGCTCTCCTCGGCGACGAACGCGGGCACCTGCACGGGGTCGCGCCGCTCCAGCGGCCCGTCGGCGCCGCGGATCATCCAGCCGGCCGCGACGAGCAGCGGGCCGGCGGCCGCGGCGAAGGCGATCAGCGCGGCGACCGGCTGGCGCCAGCCGAAGCTCTGCTCGGCCACGCGCGAGCGTGCCCCGTCGGCGCCGAGCAGGGCGGCGGCCAGGAGGGCGATGCCGTAGACGAGGGTCGCGGGGCCGGACCAGGTGGAGCTGTTGGACAGGGCCGCGAAGACGAGGCCCACCAGGGCGACCGCCCACGCCGTCCAGATTCCGAACTGGCGCTCGGAGCGCATCAGGGCGGCCAGCGCGGCCAGCACGACGCCGATGAGCATCAGGCCGCTGACGGTGCCGGGCCCGCCGGGGCTGGCGCCGAGCAGGTCCAGGGCGGATGCGGCCGAGGCGCCGTACTGCAGACCGGCCTCCTGGAAGAAGCCGAACGGAAGCAGCGACAGCGACCAGGGCGCGAGGACCAGCAGGGGCACGCCGAACTGGGCCAGGAAACGCAGGCCGTACGCGGTGATGTCGGCGCGCCGCACCGCGAGCAGCCCGAGCCCGAGGACCAGCGCGATCGGCCACACGATCGGCGTGAAGGCCGTGGTGATCGTCAGCAGCAGCGCGTATGCCCAGGTGGCGCGCCAACTGCCGCGCGCACCGGAGCCGTTCGCCAGGCCACTGGCCGCGATGCCCGCGCGGGCGATGAGCGGCAGCAGGACGGCGAGGACGGCGGTGCCGATGCGGCCGCCGGCGAGGGCGCCGGTGGCGGCGGGCAGGAAGGCGTAGGCGACGGCCGCCCACGCGCGCAGGAGGCGCGACTCGACGAGCGGGCGGGAGGCGAAGTAGGCGGTGAGTCCGGCCAGTGGCACCGAGCAGACGAGCAGGACGGTGACCGCGAGCCCGGTCGAGCCCAGCAGCGTGGAGGCGAGCATGGCCACGATCGCCAGGTACGGCGGCGCGGAGGGAGTGCCGCCGACGCCCACCGGGTGCCAGGCGTCCACGTAATGCGACCACAGCTCACCGGAGTCGGCCGGAGCAGGCAACAACGCGCCACCCGCGAGCGCACCGCCGCCGAGCAGTTCCCGGCAGGCGATCAGCGAGACGAACAGCAGGACGAGGAAGAGCACCGGTCCGGGCTTGCGGGCGATGCGCTTGAGGCGGGCGAACTGTTCTATCTCCAGGAAGTCCGCGTCGTCGCCGCCGGGTCCGGACTCGATCGCACTGCCGTGCCGTCCCGCGCCTGCGGCCACTTCGGGGTCGGAGCGGCCGACGAGGCTGCTCGCGACCTGTTCGACGGTGGCCCGCACGGTCGCGCCGGGCGGCGGGAACAGGGCCCGCAACTCGCCCTTGTCGGCGACGGGATTTCCGCGCCTGCGCCGTCCGGCGATGATCCGCTCGGGGCGCAGCAGTGTGCCCATGAGGCCGCGGATCTCGTCGAGGGCCTGGCCCGGGACCTTGCCCA of the Streptomyces sp. T12 genome contains:
- a CDS encoding metallopeptidase family protein — its product is MDAPVPPRATGPGPRRRDRHGRGMRGPIAPPQVPLAASRADAFADLVQDSVERLERRWPQLADIDFLVLEVPRLDGPGRTWNDEAVPLGGTIPAGEGRPARVVIYRRPVEIRTKGRDERAALVHEVVVEQVAELLGLTPETVDPRYGED
- a CDS encoding DUF5719 family protein, whose translation is MNRTTLSLIVGATALAAITGVASLTTPDASGTPTAEAAAELPVERTSLVCPAPSISDLAETTYTSFTPVTKGTGSGGKAELQSAAQESGTGADAKGKKAGDAGKAGKPVLQAKEPGTPVTGDASGGDSPALVGTADGKFAPGWTVQETTEVAAGTGRGLQGVNCTAPDTEFWFPGVSTAADRTDYVHLTNPDDSAAVVDIELYGKDGPLETTVGEGITVQPHSGESILLSTLTAEKQANVTVHVSVRSGRVGASVQALDDRLGGDWLAASADPAGSLVLPGIPKDAKAVRLVAFTPGDADADLKVRLASPSGAITPAGHETLHVKAGMTSAVDLGDVMRGEAGSLVLTPTDRSVPVVAAVRVVRGEGAKQETAFIPATRPVGTRATVVDNRAKGTTLSLSAPFGSAEVKVTASAGSEGGAAASKTYTIKSGTTQDVEVPVPSGLKGTYALTVESVSGGPVYGSRTLAVTEDGVSGFTVQSLPDDRGMVAVPEADEDLSVLQK
- a CDS encoding DUF3499 domain-containing protein, producing MSPVRRCSRTACGRPAVATLTYVYADSTAVLGPLATYAEPHCYDLCAEHSERLTAPRGWEVVRLLDGSAPARPSGDDLEALANAVREAARPQERAAQAGGGGGRGADPMEVARRGHLRVLRSPDN
- a CDS encoding L-lactate permease, with the protein product MYVQELEPVADSLGLSALVAALPLVIVLVLLGGVRLKAHLAGLTGLVAAILVAWLACGMPLGQTLSSAAQGAVFGLFPILWIVVNALWVYRMTVRTRHFDILRRSFGRLSDDPRIQALVVAFCFGALLEALAGFGAPVAICSVMLVALGFEPVRAAVVALVANTAPVAFGAMGTPVVTLAQVTGLPLDDVASVVGRQTPLLALVVPLVLVGLVDGRRGLRETWVPAVVCGIAFAVAQFAASNYVSAQLADIGAALAGAGALVAVPHARVPATEAVRASVLTGARSEELDEEDPPREVVRAYAPYALIVVIFSIAQIPVVKDWLAGATQTYDWPFLNVANPDGEPVGGNVFSWPIVSTGGTLVLLAGVCTAVVLGVHTRVAVKEWAATVRELRFAILTVTSVLALAYVMNLSGQAATIGYFVAAAGAGLAFLSPVLGWFGVAVSGSDTSANALFGALQVTAARESGLSPELLAAANSSGGVLGKMISPQNLTIACAAVGLAGREGDLLRRVLPWSLGLLLVMCLIVVGQSSPVLGWMLP
- a CDS encoding glycosyltransferase; amino-acid sequence: MSVHSHTAARQDVAATPEFPRHVVTAVLVSHDGARWLPDALAGLLGQERPVQFAMAADTGSADRSAQLVTDALGDDRVLHLARRTGFGQAVEEANRTAPVLTPDELTYLKRPSGWDPVTRSWRDDAYDMPELPHGEPVQWLWLLHDDCAPEPDALAQLLRVVENEYELGRDDVAVVGPKLRGWYDRRQLLEVGVTIAHSGRRWTGLDRREQDQGQHDHVRPVLSVSTAGMLVRRDIFEQLGGFDRRLPLMRDDVDLCWRATAAGHRVLVAPEAVVRHAEASSRERRTVDCVGRTAASPHKVDKAGAAYTLLVNSRTAVLPWVLLRLVLGTVLRTLAYLVGKVPGQALDEIRGLMGTLLRPERIIAGRRRRGNPVADKGELRALFPPPGATVRATVEQVASSLVGRSDPEVAAGAGRHGSAIESGPGGDDADFLEIEQFARLKRIARKPGPVLFLVLLFVSLIACRELLGGGALAGGALLPAPADSGELWSHYVDAWHPVGVGGTPSAPPYLAIVAMLASTLLGSTGLAVTVLLVCSVPLAGLTAYFASRPLVESRLLRAWAAVAYAFLPAATGALAGGRIGTAVLAVLLPLIARAGIAASGLANGSGARGSWRATWAYALLLTITTAFTPIVWPIALVLGLGLLAVRRADITAYGLRFLAQFGVPLLVLAPWSLSLLPFGFFQEAGLQYGASAASALDLLGASPGGPGTVSGLMLIGVVLAALAALMRSERQFGIWTAWAVALVGLVFAALSNSSTWSGPATLVYGIALLAAALLGADGARSRVAEQSFGWRQPVAALIAFAAAAGPLLVAAGWMIRGADGPLERRDPVQVPAFVAEESGSRDQARTLVLDSDSPAHVGYMLVRGSGARLGDAELAAEDGENATLDKIVANLVAGSGADQADQLGAFAVRYVLVHKGAPREVARVLDATPGLSRLSEQNGSALWRVDRQVSRAAVVAGAGAGAGSGSGSGSAEPQPVAAGPVEIHTTIPSGPEGRVLRLADSADDGWTATLDGKPLTPTTVDGWAQGFELPAAGGGLDVTYDDPIGHTVWLWAQGFLALVLVVMALPGRRRDVDDDLPEEPAVPAEAMAGEGRRARRLRAQAEAEAEEAGQGGAFPAPPTEPPAVAIPQQQPYGMGVPPGEDVRAWGRDTPGYAGTEYGSYGGEQYEGGQQYPAGGAYDGTYQADPYQGGQYDPYAYGGQSSQGSYEGGYDPSYDQTYQQGYDATYDPAQPHPNGSERSDGSQQ